Proteins encoded within one genomic window of Cucumis sativus cultivar 9930 chromosome 3, Cucumber_9930_V3, whole genome shotgun sequence:
- the LOC101204169 gene encoding trehalose-phosphate phosphatase B, with amino-acid sequence MMKGLKRKKIVVFLDYDGTLSPIVDDPDRAFMSSEMREAVREVAKCFPTAIISGRSRDKVKEFVKLSNVHYAGSHGMDITMTPTSDNEVDGVSFQPAKKFLPAIQQIREVLEEEITRKIEGAMVEDNRFCVSVHFRHVHERDLENLKRKVETVLERYPDFHITLGKKVMEIRPTINWNKGHAMEYYLHTLGHTNVDDVVPLYIGDDRTDEDAFKVIQKRGQGIAILVSSIPKNTRASYSLKDPPQVLAFLLRLARWRKSSP; translated from the exons ATGATGAAAGGgctaaaaagaaagaaaattgttgtGTTTTTGGATTATGATGGAACTCTTTCTCCCATTGTTGATGATCCTGATCGAGCTTTCATGTCTTCTGAG ATGAGGGAGGCTGTAAGAGAAGTGGCAAAATGCTTTCCAACGGCGATAATAAGTGGAAGAAGCCGAGATAAa GTAAAAGAGTTCGTGAAATTAAGTAATGTTCATTATGCTGGGAGCCATGGAATGGACATTACCATGACTCCAACTTCCGACAATGAG gTCGATGGGGTTTCTTTTCAACCAGCCAAGAAATTTCTACCAGCAATTCAACAa ATTAGGGAAGTGTTAGAGGAAGAAATTActagaaaaattgaaggggCAATGGTGGAGGATAATAGATTTTGTGTTTCAGTGCACTTTCGACATGTTCATGAGAGG GatttggaaaatttgaaaaggaaagtaGAGACTGTTCTTGAAAGATATCCTGATTTTCATATAACTTTAggaaaaaag GTTATGGAGATAAGACCTACCATAAATTGGAACAAAGGGCATGCAATGGAATATTATCTACACACTCTTGGACATACTAATGTAGACGATGTCGTTCCTCTATATATTGGAGATGATCGAACCGATGAAGATGCTTTCAAG GTAATACAAAAGAGAGGGCAAGGGATTGCAATACTTGTATCATCAATACCAAAGAACACGAGAGCATCATACTCTTTGAAGGATCCACCACAAGTTCTGGCCTTTTTGTTAAGGCTAGCAAGATGGAGGAAGTCCTCACCTTGA